From Cannabis sativa cultivar Pink pepper isolate KNU-18-1 chromosome 8, ASM2916894v1, whole genome shotgun sequence, a single genomic window includes:
- the LOC133030213 gene encoding uncharacterized protein LOC133030213, translating to MEQLRDILAMLNRPPTTASAPEAPADPSTPPPAASPPVEEDEVFPDDYDPYEGAPATLIEAQPLIHVHDTESQGEILSIEAQPAVVKSRKRKRKPPVWFGDYTEMKRRHRPSSTFDPLEPPDEKLLTTFRKWCVGLIPNHRLRDLRSGNYGPGFF from the coding sequence atggagcagctcagagacatattggccatgttgaatcgtccgccaacgacagcttcagcaccggaggccccagcagatccatctaccccaccaccagctgcttcacccccagtagaagaggatgaggtcttccccgacgattacgatccttatgagggagctccagcgactctgatcgaggcacaacctcttatccatgtacatgacaccgagtcgcagggtgagattctgtcgatagaggcacaacctgcagtggttaagagtcggaagaggaagagaaagcctcctgtatggttcggtgactatacggagatgaagaggagacataggccatcttcgacttttgatcccctggagccaccggatgagaaattgttaaccactttccgaaagtggtgtgttggactcattccgaaccaccgacttcgggatttgagaagtggtAATTACGGTCCAGGATTCTTTTGA
- the LOC133030051 gene encoding uncharacterized protein LOC133030051 yields the protein MQHIDAAMHMLRRRRTDYPLTFSQKGVILSTFVTAMISSAWTSHKGSRKNFVWEDYILDYCRGVHKSQVFERWRGNEFIYFVLNLPEARHWVTVEVDIELWKINVYDCDSSVCHWTALEPILKLWGELLPSLILATGEFPHNNQIMALANCDITVLPKMHSTRATHDLVPKSTTSGDCGVYCIEYVEHLMMQRGLTDVTPNRIAMFRQRWCVDLFYQNVG from the exons ATGCAGCATATAGATGCAGCAATGCATATGCTGAGGAGGCGACGCACCGACTATCCACTGACATTTTCTCAGAAGGGTGTCATTCTCTCCACATTCGTGACCGCCATGATCAGCAGTGCATGGACGAGCCACAAGGGTTCGAGGAAAAACTTTGTGTGGGAGGATTATATCCTGGACTACTGCAGAGGGGTtcataag tcccaagtctttgagagatggaggggtaacgagtttatttacttcgttctgAACCTTCCCGAGGCAAGGCACTGGGTCACAGTTGAAGTCGACATAGAgctgtggaaaattaatgtctacGACTGTGATTCCAGCGTCTGTCATTGGACCGCCTTGGAACCCATCCTGAAGCTTTGGGGAGAACTGCTGCCCTCGCTAATCCTTGCAACCGGGGAATTTCCACATAACAACCAGATCATGGCGTTAGCTAACTGTGACATCACGGTGCTTCCAAAAATGCACTCGACTCGAGCCACTCACGACTTAGTTCCGAAGTCAACAACCAG tggtgattgtggcgtctattgcattgagtatgtggagcatctcatgatgcaGCGTGGATTGACCGATGTGACGCCAAACCGGATAGCTATGTTTCGTCAACGGTGGTGTgttgatttattttaccaaaatgtcggctga